One stretch of Toxoplasma gondii ME49 chromosome XI, whole genome shotgun sequence DNA includes these proteins:
- a CDS encoding RNA recognition motif-containing protein (encoded by transcript TGME49_309800), with protein MHIPFGAGAPPPGGPAGGPPAGMPPPGGPGGSFPPDFLPMMPGPGIPSGGPGGMPGPRILPAAGGPSFPPLMPPPAMGMLMPEMTIGPMGLPGMVRKPKNMQPPTQDMSIPPNQTIYINNINDKVKLPELKENLRSMFKQFGEIRQIVAMSSFWRRGQAWIVFASVESATKAIQGMQGFVYHDQPLRINYSVTKSDIIAKEDGTFTPRPPGPKKPRAIREREERQRELFLQMQQQYMQMQASSNAAATTGAAPSAPGNLSQGQANLETMGVLKRKAEGALPTPQPAKLGGPFPPAAPVPPPAVDMNFPAMPNKVLFLENLPEDATMEGLVSLFSKHAGMIEVRPVLWRRVAFVEYDNEMLAANAMNALQGYNMNGSSIKITYARR; from the exons ATGCACATTCCGTTCGGCGCGGGAGCCCCGCCCCCCGGGGGCCCAGCAGGAGGCCCGCCCGCCGGCATGCCTCCCCCTGGCGGCCCCGGGGGCTCTTTTCCTCCGGACTTTCTACCGATGATGCCTGGGCCTGGAATCCCCTCTGGAGGCCCTGGGGGAATGCCTGGGCCCCGCATTCTCCCGGCGGCAGGAGGCCCCAGTTTCCCACCCCTGATGCCCCCCCCTGCGATGGGCATGCTTATGCCCGAGATGACGATCGGTCCTATGGGCCTCCCGGGCATGGTGCGGAAGCCGAAGAATATGCAACCGCCCACCCAAGATATGAGTATTCCCCCGAATCAAACCATCTACATCAACAATATCAACGACAAAGTCAAGCTCCCAG AACTCAAAGAAAATCTTCGTAGCATGTTCAAGCAGTTTGGAGAAATTCGGCAAATCGTCGCAATGAGTTCTTTCTGGCGCCG GGGACAGGCTTGGATTGTCTTTGCGAGTGTGGAATCTGCGACGAAGGCCATTCAAGGCATGCAGGGTTTCGTCTATCACGACCAGCCATTG CGCATCAATTACAGTGTCACCAAGAGCGACATCATTGCGAAGGAAGACGGCACGTTCACACCGCGACCTCCTGGCCCCAAGAAGCCTCGAGCAattcgcgagagagaagagagacagcgagaactTTTCCTCCAAATGCAACAACAGTACATGCAAATGCAG GCGAGTTCGAATGCGGCGGCGACGACGGGAGCGGCGCCGAGCGCGCCTGGAAATCTGTCGCAAGGACAGGCGAACCTGGAGACAA TGGGTGTCCtaaagagaaaggcagagggTGCACTTCCCACTCCTCAGCCTGCGAAACTCGGCGGCCCTTTCCCGCCTGCGGCACCAGTTCCCCCGCCGGCAGTTGACATG AACTTCCCGGCAATGCCCAATAAGGTTTTATTTCTCGAGAATTTGCCTGAAGATGCAACGATGGAAGGTCTCGTCAGCCTCTTTTCTAAACACGCGGGAATGATTGAGGTTCGCCCCGTCCTCTGGCGCCGCGTGGCTTTCGTTGAGTACGATAACGAAATGCTTGCAGCAAACGCCATGAATG CTCTCCAAGGGTACAACATGAACGGGTCGTCGATCAAGATTACATATGCAAGAAGATAA
- the RPP2 gene encoding ribosomal protein RPP2 (encoded by transcript TGME49_309810~Signal peptide predicted by SignalP 2.0 HMM (probability 0.840) with cleavage site probability 0.688 at residue 19), whose protein sequence is MAMKYVAAYLMVVLSGTDAPTKKQVEKTLSSVGIDVEDDIMDAFFKAVEGKTPHELIAAGMEKLQKVPSGGVAAAAAPAAGAADAGAGAAAKKEEEKKEEEEEEDDMGFSLFD, encoded by the exons ATGGCAATGAAATACGTCGCTGCTTACCTGATGGTGGTGCTGTCGGGAACCGACGCTCCGACCAAGAAGCAGGTTGAGAAAACCCTCTCCTCTGTGGGTATTGATGTTGAAGACGACATCATGGACGCCTTCTTCAAAGCTGTCGAAGGAAAGACCCCCCACGAG CTGATTGCCGCAGGTATGGAGAAGCTCCAGAAGGTACCTTCTGGTGgtgtcgctgctgctgctgctcctgcTGCTGGCGCTGCCGATGCTGGTGCGGGTGCTgctgcgaagaaggaggaggaaaagaaggaggaagaggaggaggaagacgacatgggcttctcgctcttcgacTAA
- the RPL11 gene encoding ribosomal protein RPL11 (encoded by transcript TGME49_309820) has translation MVKKGEENPMRKIRIEKLTLNICVGESGDRLTRAARVLEQLTGQRPQFSKARFTIRSFGIRRNEKIACYVTVRGKKAEDILEKGLKVKEYELKKKNFSDSGNFGFGIQEHIDLGIKYDPSTGIYGMDFYVQLTRPGNRVAHRKRARGRVGHSHRVTKEDSIKWFQQTYDGIVLNH, from the exons ATggtgaagaagggagaagagaatcCCATGCGGAAGATCCGCATTGAAAAGCTGACCCTCAACATCTGTGTCGGAGAA TCCGGCGACAGACTGACTCGCGCTGCGCGTGTGTTGGAACAGTTGACAGGACAGCGACCTCAGTTCTCCAAGGCCCGCTTTACCATCCGTTCTTTCGGTATCCGCCGTAATGAAAAGATTGCGTGCTATGTCACCGTCCGTGGCAAGAAGGCCGAAGATATCCTGGAGAAGGGTCTTAAGGTCAAGGAGTacgagttgaagaagaagaacttcTCGGACTCCGGCAACTTCGGGTTCGGTATTCAGGAGCACATCGATTTGGGAATCAAATACGACCCCTCCACCG GTATCTACGGTATGGATTTCTACGTGCAGCTGACGCGCCCGGGCAACAGAGTTGCTCACCGCAAGAGAGCGCGCGGCAGAGTGGGCCACTCCCACCGAGTCACAAAAGAAGACAGCATCAAATGGTTCCAGCAGACTTACGATGGCATTGTCCTTAACCACTAA